A genomic region of Exiguobacterium oxidotolerans JCM 12280 contains the following coding sequences:
- a CDS encoding penicillin-binding protein, producing the protein MNPLKKSRVRVAIIMMIFAALFFVFIGRFLYLSTTKKFHGEDMIAYAEKKRWEAEATLSAERGEIFDRLGSPIAINVPSYHLVAVYRLGGVQDPDATVVDYKKTATGLAPILGMTVKELETYLIENKDRSQIEFGKKGSDLTLDQKEKIDKLDLPGIRLIEEPKRYYPNGVFLSDTLGFVQKMTEDNGRVVLKGQMGIEKQYDDALRESIGSRIFEKDRSGGELIQGGSRISNEPKDGSNLYLTIDHRIQQALEKQMQKMYDEYKPKNATGVVMDAKTGEILAMTDRPSFNPNLRDMTDFTNFAVSSRFEPGSTMKIFTLAAAIDAGVFRPNEPYKSGNYNYKGTVIKDYNDVGWGTIPMIEGVYHSSNVMFSILTAEKLGIERYKEYFKKFHFDQMTGIDISGEVNSQSDLSKPLNTVITSWGQSTAVTPMQLLQGATAIAGNGEMVKPHIIQKADHVDQAPYKAKTEVVGKPISAEAAKATREALDGVVNSKLGTGQMYKLDDYRVIGKTGTAQISENGKYIQGKFIHSFIGMAPKDDPELIMYIAVDRPSKNESSVSGPSIMSPVFKSVMNTALQYRSIQPETQKESVDVKAKITTSYITKTVAEAKTLAKEQGAVPIILGDGAQVVSQIPSRGQEFVSGERVLLKTDDTFKMPDLSGWSQRDVKKLVSLYDLKLDVIGKGFVTKQSARTGTLVKENGKLTVELAEPND; encoded by the coding sequence ATGAATCCACTTAAAAAATCCCGCGTGAGAGTAGCCATCATCATGATGATATTTGCTGCTCTCTTTTTTGTGTTTATTGGCCGGTTTCTTTATTTGTCGACAACGAAAAAGTTTCACGGAGAAGATATGATTGCCTACGCGGAAAAGAAACGCTGGGAAGCGGAAGCGACGCTCTCGGCAGAACGAGGAGAAATTTTTGACCGTCTCGGTTCACCGATTGCGATCAATGTACCCTCGTACCACCTTGTCGCAGTCTACCGGTTAGGTGGCGTTCAAGATCCGGATGCGACAGTCGTTGACTATAAGAAGACGGCGACAGGGCTCGCGCCGATTCTTGGTATGACGGTTAAAGAGCTTGAGACGTATTTGATTGAAAATAAAGACCGCTCGCAAATCGAGTTCGGGAAAAAAGGGAGTGATTTGACGCTTGATCAAAAAGAAAAAATTGATAAGCTCGATCTTCCTGGAATCCGACTGATTGAAGAGCCAAAACGATATTATCCAAACGGCGTTTTTCTATCCGATACGCTCGGATTCGTTCAAAAGATGACAGAAGATAACGGACGCGTCGTCTTAAAAGGGCAGATGGGGATCGAAAAACAATATGATGATGCGTTACGGGAGTCAATCGGGTCCCGTATCTTTGAAAAAGATCGAAGTGGCGGTGAATTGATTCAAGGTGGATCTCGTATTTCGAATGAGCCGAAAGATGGTTCGAATTTGTACTTGACGATTGATCACCGAATTCAACAAGCGCTCGAAAAACAAATGCAGAAAATGTATGACGAATACAAACCTAAAAATGCGACAGGTGTCGTCATGGATGCAAAAACGGGTGAAATACTCGCGATGACGGATCGGCCATCATTCAATCCAAACTTGCGGGATATGACAGATTTCACGAACTTTGCTGTCTCATCTCGGTTCGAACCGGGTTCGACGATGAAGATCTTTACCCTGGCGGCTGCGATTGATGCCGGTGTCTTTCGGCCGAACGAACCGTATAAGTCAGGTAACTACAACTATAAAGGCACAGTCATCAAGGATTACAATGATGTTGGTTGGGGGACGATTCCAATGATTGAAGGAGTCTATCACTCGTCGAACGTCATGTTCTCGATTTTGACAGCTGAAAAACTAGGCATCGAGCGGTATAAAGAATACTTTAAGAAGTTTCATTTTGATCAAATGACGGGTATAGACATTTCGGGAGAAGTAAACAGTCAGTCCGATTTATCAAAACCGTTAAATACGGTCATCACGTCGTGGGGACAATCGACCGCCGTGACCCCGATGCAATTGTTGCAGGGAGCGACGGCAATCGCTGGAAATGGTGAAATGGTCAAACCACACATCATCCAAAAGGCAGATCACGTCGATCAGGCTCCTTACAAAGCAAAAACGGAAGTGGTCGGCAAACCGATTTCGGCTGAAGCGGCGAAGGCGACGCGGGAAGCACTCGATGGCGTCGTCAATAGTAAGCTTGGAACGGGACAAATGTATAAGTTGGATGATTACCGCGTCATCGGTAAAACGGGGACAGCGCAAATTTCAGAGAACGGGAAGTACATCCAAGGAAAGTTCATCCACTCCTTTATCGGAATGGCCCCAAAAGATGATCCTGAACTCATCATGTACATTGCCGTCGATCGTCCGTCAAAAAATGAGTCATCGGTCTCGGGTCCAAGTATCATGAGTCCAGTCTTCAAAAGCGTCATGAATACTGCACTCCAGTATCGGAGTATCCAACCCGAAACACAAAAAGAGTCAGTTGATGTCAAAGCAAAAATCACAACGAGCTATATCACAAAGACCGTTGCCGAGGCGAAGACTTTAGCGAAAGAACAAGGTGCCGTTCCGATTATTTTGGGTGACGGGGCACAAGTCGTCTCGCAAATCCCGTCGCGTGGTCAGGAATTCGTCAGTGGCGAACGTGTCCTTCTCAAAACGGATGATACGTTCAAGATGCCTGATTTGTCTGGCTGGTCGCAACGAGATGTCAAGAAGCTCGTCAGTTTGTATGATTTGAAGTTAGATGTGATTGGTAAAGGTTTTGTAACCAAACAATCAGCCCGAACTGGTACACTAGTGAAAGAAAATGGAAAGTTGACGGTTGAACTCGCTGAACCAAACGATTAA
- a CDS encoding UDP-N-acetylmuramoyl-tripeptide--D-alanyl-D-alanine ligase, with amino-acid sequence MVTITEIASWLGLDVTDERSLRHFATDSRSELTEGLYVPIQGARVDGHSFIDGAIDQGAIVTLWKKGIPLPDADIVVLEVEDPLAALQHIATRYLKLVSPKVVAITGSNGKTSTKDMVESVLKTTYRTHKTSGNFNSDIGMPLTILMMPRDTEVAVLEMGMSGFGDIEFLSRLAEPDIALVTNIGESHAEHVGGRAGIAKAKLEITAGLKSDGHLFLDGDEALLAGVTGERIGYHHANTFVIEQAEATFLGTTFQFAGATFRIPVLGKHQVRNAAYAIATARALGVADEVIQAGLDEVKLTPMRMERLVYHKTAIINDAYNASPTSMNAAIETVAELDGYPTRVVVLGDMYELGDQERELHASVGKRITLPVSHAILVGAKGRYIAEGITDPSVVVEFAETVDQAATLLRPLLGEQTIVLLKASRGVALEQILTDLNKI; translated from the coding sequence ATGGTGACGATAACAGAAATCGCAAGTTGGCTCGGATTAGATGTGACGGACGAAAGATCGCTTCGCCACTTTGCGACGGATTCGAGAAGTGAACTGACAGAAGGATTGTACGTTCCGATACAAGGCGCGCGCGTCGACGGACATTCGTTCATCGATGGAGCAATCGACCAAGGAGCCATCGTGACGTTATGGAAAAAAGGAATCCCGCTTCCGGACGCAGACATCGTTGTGCTCGAAGTCGAAGACCCGTTAGCCGCGTTGCAACATATTGCAACACGTTACTTGAAACTCGTCTCACCAAAGGTAGTGGCGATTACGGGGTCCAATGGTAAGACATCGACAAAAGATATGGTCGAAAGTGTATTGAAAACGACGTATCGGACGCATAAGACATCAGGTAATTTTAATTCAGACATCGGCATGCCGTTGACGATTTTGATGATGCCTCGTGACACAGAGGTAGCGGTGCTCGAGATGGGAATGAGCGGCTTCGGTGACATCGAGTTCTTATCACGATTAGCAGAACCGGATATCGCACTTGTAACGAATATCGGTGAGTCTCATGCGGAACATGTCGGAGGGCGTGCAGGAATTGCGAAAGCCAAATTAGAAATCACAGCAGGTCTAAAGTCGGATGGTCATCTATTCCTTGACGGAGACGAAGCGTTACTTGCTGGTGTTACAGGTGAGCGGATTGGTTACCACCACGCAAACACATTTGTCATCGAGCAAGCAGAGGCGACCTTCCTCGGAACGACGTTTCAATTTGCCGGAGCAACATTCCGTATTCCGGTTCTTGGAAAACATCAAGTGCGCAACGCGGCTTATGCGATTGCGACAGCACGTGCACTCGGGGTTGCGGACGAGGTGATTCAGGCAGGGCTGGATGAAGTGAAATTGACACCGATGCGGATGGAACGTCTCGTCTATCACAAGACAGCCATTATCAATGATGCTTATAATGCAAGCCCGACATCGATGAATGCGGCAATCGAGACGGTTGCAGAGCTTGACGGTTATCCGACCCGCGTTGTTGTCTTAGGAGACATGTACGAGCTTGGGGACCAAGAGCGTGAATTGCACGCATCGGTCGGTAAGCGGATTACACTTCCAGTCTCACATGCTATTCTTGTAGGAGCGAAGGGACGGTATATCGCGGAAGGCATTACTGATCCGTCGGTAGTGGTCGAATTCGCAGAGACGGTCGATCAGGCGGCTACGTTGCTTCGTCCGTTGTTGGGTGAACAAACGATTGTGTTGCTTAAAGCTTCTCGTGGAGTAGCGCTTGAGCAGATTTTAACGGATTTAAACAAAATTTAA
- the ftsL gene encoding cell division protein FtsL — translation MAEPLRKPVQSLEPVRQRPVQEPTKTEDINLRVAVRPKYRLYPFEKFLYSAMIGGLVLFGSATIGAHNDAYNVSRDLAKENQVTQEMKKENERLQLEVTNLSSPERIYKIAKEQGLDMRKGNIKVIPK, via the coding sequence ATGGCAGAACCACTTCGTAAACCAGTCCAATCGCTAGAGCCTGTTCGTCAGCGCCCAGTTCAAGAACCGACGAAAACGGAAGACATTAATCTTCGCGTCGCCGTCCGTCCGAAGTATCGCCTGTATCCTTTTGAAAAATTCTTATACAGTGCAATGATAGGTGGTCTCGTCTTGTTCGGTAGCGCGACGATTGGGGCACACAATGATGCGTACAACGTCAGTCGAGATCTTGCGAAGGAAAATCAAGTGACGCAAGAGATGAAGAAGGAAAATGAACGTCTTCAACTTGAAGTTACGAATTTAAGCTCTCCAGAACGGATCTACAAGATTGCGAAAGAACAAGGTCTTGATATGCGAAAAGGGAACATCAAGGTGATTCCTAAATGA
- the ftsA gene encoding cell division protein FtsA, giving the protein METKGTIAALDIGTSEVKLIVGELLGGTLNVLAEGSAPSAGVKRGVIVDIDQTVNAIKQAVAEVERTLGEPIGEVYVAISGEHIQVKDCQGMTSIKGEDNEITDDDVKDVLHSAMVMRIPNELSVVDVLPKTFTVDQQTEITDPRGMIGYRLEVTGKLIIGAKTILHSIKRSIERAGLELAGYVLESLAVSRIAASIDELELGVGIIDIGHETTALSIYEKNDLVYSTTLPYGGDHLTRDLTYKMNCKYQDAKLAKEEYGVALESLGDPEEKVSYVTINGEHRFEPQPEIGFVLEARLEEIFEMIQKRMTQAGHPQMNSGIILCGGSSSLPGIDQLGKRIFNQNVNVYQPASLGIRNPKYAVAAGMLRYVLSRSTVSKSGFDRADEKEVVAQNREQEQLLTNPTPSPAREERTQQEQPPKERKSFSSFFEKFFG; this is encoded by the coding sequence ATGGAAACGAAAGGTACGATTGCCGCACTAGACATTGGAACATCGGAAGTGAAACTCATCGTCGGTGAACTACTCGGCGGGACACTGAACGTGTTAGCGGAGGGTTCAGCACCATCTGCCGGTGTCAAACGTGGTGTCATCGTCGATATCGACCAAACAGTCAATGCCATTAAACAAGCGGTCGCTGAAGTGGAACGGACACTCGGTGAACCGATTGGTGAAGTATATGTAGCAATTTCTGGAGAACACATTCAAGTCAAGGATTGTCAAGGGATGACTTCAATTAAAGGCGAAGACAATGAAATTACGGATGACGACGTCAAAGACGTCCTACACTCCGCAATGGTCATGCGCATTCCGAACGAATTAAGTGTTGTCGATGTACTACCGAAAACGTTTACGGTCGACCAACAAACAGAAATCACGGATCCACGTGGTATGATTGGCTATCGTCTAGAAGTGACAGGGAAGTTGATCATTGGAGCGAAAACGATCCTACATAGCATTAAACGTTCAATTGAACGGGCTGGTCTAGAGCTTGCAGGATACGTACTTGAAAGCTTAGCTGTTTCAAGAATCGCGGCATCAATCGATGAACTCGAGCTCGGCGTCGGCATCATCGATATTGGACATGAGACAACGGCATTGTCGATTTATGAAAAAAACGATCTCGTTTACTCGACGACGTTACCTTATGGTGGCGATCATCTGACACGTGACTTAACGTATAAGATGAATTGTAAGTACCAAGATGCAAAACTTGCGAAGGAAGAATACGGAGTGGCGCTTGAATCGTTAGGGGATCCTGAAGAAAAGGTATCCTACGTAACGATTAATGGGGAGCATCGTTTTGAGCCGCAACCTGAGATCGGTTTCGTTTTAGAGGCACGCCTCGAAGAAATCTTCGAGATGATTCAAAAACGGATGACGCAGGCTGGTCATCCACAAATGAATAGTGGCATCATCCTCTGCGGTGGAAGTTCTTCGCTTCCTGGAATCGATCAGCTAGGAAAACGGATTTTCAACCAGAACGTCAACGTTTACCAACCGGCTAGCCTAGGCATTCGTAATCCGAAGTACGCTGTGGCAGCTGGCATGTTACGCTATGTACTCTCAAGAAGTACGGTTTCGAAATCAGGATTTGATCGTGCGGACGAGAAGGAAGTCGTGGCGCAAAATCGTGAACAAGAACAACTGCTTACGAACCCGACACCGTCTCCAGCACGCGAAGAACGAACGCAACAGGAACAACCTCCAAAAGAGCGTAAATCATTCAGTAGTTTCTTTGAAAAGTTTTTTGGTTAA
- the ftsZ gene encoding cell division protein FtsZ produces MLHFDEMMDQVAKIKVIGVGGGGSNAVNRMIEHGVQGVEFIAVNTDAQALNMSQADVKLQLGAKLTRGLGAGANPEIGKKAAEESREQLTEILSGADMVFVTAGMGGGTGTGAAPVIAEISKEIGALTVGVVTKPFMFEGRKRMQHAVSGVQNFKEKVDTLIVIPNDKLLEIVDRNTPMLEAFKEADNVLRQGVQGITDLIAVPGLINLDFADVKTIMTEKGSALMGVGVATGEHRATEAAKKAISSPLLETSIEGAKGVLMNITGSANLSLYEVTEAAQIVQSAADEEVNLIFGSVINDNLEDEIIVTVIATEFENEPLDFEIPSAQEMMKNLLKKKQATPTPAATEEPKPQVEETPVSSNPEPAKGSDVEETMDIPSFLRRNNR; encoded by the coding sequence ATGTTGCATTTTGATGAAATGATGGACCAAGTAGCTAAAATTAAGGTCATCGGCGTAGGTGGCGGTGGTTCAAACGCCGTCAACCGAATGATTGAACATGGTGTACAAGGCGTAGAATTCATCGCCGTCAATACAGATGCACAAGCACTCAACATGTCGCAGGCAGATGTGAAGCTCCAACTCGGTGCAAAGCTGACACGCGGTTTAGGTGCAGGTGCGAACCCAGAAATCGGTAAGAAAGCGGCAGAAGAAAGCCGTGAACAGTTGACAGAGATTTTGTCAGGTGCGGACATGGTCTTCGTCACTGCAGGTATGGGTGGCGGGACAGGAACTGGTGCTGCGCCAGTCATCGCTGAAATTTCGAAAGAAATCGGTGCCTTGACTGTTGGTGTCGTAACGAAACCATTCATGTTTGAAGGACGCAAACGGATGCAACACGCCGTATCGGGTGTTCAAAACTTTAAAGAAAAAGTTGATACGTTAATCGTCATTCCGAATGATAAATTACTTGAAATCGTTGATCGTAACACGCCGATGCTCGAAGCATTCAAAGAAGCAGATAATGTCCTTCGTCAAGGGGTTCAAGGGATCACAGACTTAATCGCTGTTCCTGGTTTAATCAACTTAGACTTTGCAGACGTTAAGACTATCATGACCGAAAAAGGTTCTGCCCTGATGGGTGTTGGTGTTGCGACAGGTGAACACCGTGCAACGGAAGCTGCGAAGAAAGCCATTTCAAGTCCATTGCTTGAAACATCGATTGAAGGTGCAAAAGGTGTCTTAATGAACATCACAGGTAGTGCGAACCTCAGTCTATATGAAGTAACGGAAGCTGCTCAAATCGTTCAAAGTGCAGCAGATGAAGAAGTAAACTTGATTTTCGGTTCTGTTATCAATGATAACTTGGAAGATGAAATCATCGTTACCGTCATCGCAACAGAGTTCGAAAACGAGCCACTCGATTTCGAGATTCCATCTGCTCAAGAAATGATGAAAAACTTACTCAAGAAAAAGCAGGCGACTCCAACTCCTGCTGCGACTGAGGAGCCGAAACCACAAGTCGAAGAGACACCTGTCAGCTCGAATCCAGAACCAGCAAAAGGGTCAGATGTTGAAGAAACGATGGACATTCCATCATTCCTTCGTCGGAACAATCGTTAA
- the murD gene encoding UDP-N-acetylmuramoyl-L-alanine--D-glutamate ligase, whose amino-acid sequence MKKSDWVNKKVLVLGTAKSGIAAAKYLVEAGADVTVNDGGTPSGTDQDTLLKLGVKTTFGEHPLTLLEGVELIVKNPGIPYQIPLLQEALVRQIPIWTEVELGYHATNAQWVAITGSNGKTTTTTLVHELLKQQTRPVHLAGNIGFPAIEIAKEAEDDAIIVIELSSFQLMGMHAFKPMSAAFLNLSAAHLDYHGDLESYAEAKARIFRNMDANDRLVVNADDDVVMRLSDQAKAERLRFSRKSPAYARVEQDMIIVGETPILPVAELALGGGHNLENVLAALTLVEPFNIPLQAVQDVLRTFGGVAHRTEYIGEFKGRKVYNDSKATNNVATEAALSGFKAPIIWLCGGLERGADLTPLVESMTQVKHVVGLGETGPRFAELARQEKIDATVVSDMAQAVQAAFDVSQAGDIILLSPASASWDQYKTYEERGEHFVRAVESIGGDAK is encoded by the coding sequence ATGAAGAAGTCTGATTGGGTCAACAAAAAGGTTTTAGTGCTCGGAACGGCTAAAAGTGGTATCGCAGCGGCTAAGTATTTGGTCGAAGCAGGGGCAGATGTGACGGTGAACGATGGTGGAACACCCTCGGGAACAGATCAAGATACGTTGCTAAAACTCGGTGTCAAAACGACTTTCGGCGAGCATCCGCTCACGTTACTTGAAGGAGTAGAGCTCATCGTCAAAAATCCAGGGATTCCGTATCAGATTCCGCTCTTGCAAGAAGCACTGGTGCGACAGATTCCAATCTGGACAGAAGTCGAGCTCGGCTATCATGCGACGAATGCGCAATGGGTAGCGATTACGGGGTCGAATGGGAAGACGACGACGACGACACTTGTCCACGAATTATTGAAACAGCAGACGCGTCCGGTACACTTGGCGGGGAACATCGGCTTCCCGGCGATTGAGATTGCGAAAGAAGCGGAAGATGATGCAATCATCGTGATTGAACTTTCGAGTTTCCAACTGATGGGAATGCACGCCTTTAAACCAATGAGTGCGGCTTTCTTAAACTTATCAGCGGCTCATCTTGACTATCATGGTGATCTTGAATCCTACGCGGAAGCGAAAGCACGAATTTTCCGTAACATGGATGCGAATGACCGCCTTGTCGTCAATGCAGACGATGATGTCGTCATGCGCTTAAGTGATCAGGCAAAAGCAGAGCGGTTGCGTTTTTCACGTAAGAGTCCAGCTTATGCTCGTGTCGAGCAGGACATGATTATCGTTGGTGAAACGCCGATCTTACCGGTCGCTGAACTGGCTTTAGGTGGGGGACACAATCTAGAGAACGTCTTAGCAGCATTGACGTTAGTAGAACCATTCAATATTCCGTTACAAGCGGTGCAGGACGTCTTACGGACATTCGGTGGCGTCGCGCATCGTACAGAGTACATCGGCGAATTCAAGGGACGTAAAGTCTACAATGATTCGAAAGCGACGAACAACGTGGCGACGGAAGCAGCACTATCCGGTTTTAAAGCTCCAATCATTTGGTTATGTGGCGGACTAGAACGCGGTGCTGATTTAACACCACTCGTAGAGTCGATGACACAAGTCAAGCATGTCGTCGGTTTGGGCGAGACCGGACCACGTTTTGCGGAACTGGCACGTCAAGAAAAGATTGATGCAACGGTCGTCAGTGATATGGCGCAAGCAGTACAGGCAGCATTTGATGTCTCACAAGCCGGGGATATCATCTTATTATCGCCTGCGTCAGCGAGCTGGGATCAATATAAGACGTATGAAGAACGTGGCGAACATTTTGTTCGCGCCGTCGAATCGATTGGAGGAGATGCTAAATGA
- the mraY gene encoding phospho-N-acetylmuramoyl-pentapeptide-transferase, translated as MITLFISLIVALLVVLLVMPRAIPFLHQLKFGQEIREEGPQWHQVKSGTPTMGGIVILLAMIGSLIAAMITGDLEANHLSLLFLTLAYGAIGFIDDYIKVVKKRNLGLNSKQKLIGQIVVGLLFVWLSGGFTSEATYLAIPFTSMTFDFGLLYPLVALFWLVGFSNAVNLTDGLDGLVSFTAIPTFLFFSLYAWFVADEVGVALFAMSAVGALIGFLLFNAHPAKIFMGDTGSLALGAALAGLSILLKLELLLVLIGIVFVVETLSVILQVISFKTTGKRIFKMSPIHHHFEMVGWSEWRIVGTFASISCIVAFVAYLLV; from the coding sequence ATGATTACATTATTCATCAGTTTAATTGTCGCTTTACTCGTGGTTCTTCTTGTCATGCCAAGAGCGATTCCTTTTTTACACCAGTTGAAATTTGGACAAGAAATTCGAGAAGAAGGACCGCAGTGGCACCAAGTCAAGTCCGGAACGCCAACGATGGGTGGAATCGTTATTTTACTCGCAATGATCGGGAGTTTGATTGCGGCGATGATTACGGGAGACTTAGAAGCGAATCACTTGTCACTCTTGTTCTTGACGCTTGCTTATGGTGCGATCGGATTCATCGATGATTACATCAAAGTCGTCAAAAAACGTAACCTTGGATTGAACTCGAAACAAAAATTAATTGGACAAATTGTTGTTGGATTATTATTTGTATGGTTGAGTGGTGGGTTTACGAGCGAAGCGACTTACTTAGCGATCCCGTTTACGTCAATGACGTTTGATTTCGGCTTGCTTTATCCACTTGTCGCGTTGTTCTGGTTAGTCGGATTCTCGAACGCCGTCAATTTGACGGACGGATTAGATGGTCTCGTATCCTTTACAGCAATCCCGACATTCTTGTTCTTTAGTTTGTATGCGTGGTTCGTTGCAGATGAAGTAGGGGTCGCGTTATTCGCGATGTCAGCAGTCGGTGCATTGATTGGATTCTTATTATTCAATGCCCACCCTGCGAAAATCTTCATGGGGGACACAGGTTCGCTCGCACTCGGAGCAGCACTCGCCGGGTTATCCATCCTCTTAAAACTTGAATTGCTACTTGTCTTAATTGGAATCGTGTTCGTTGTTGAGACATTATCTGTGATTTTACAGGTGATTTCATTTAAAACGACAGGAAAACGTATCTTTAAGATGAGCCCGATTCATCATCATTTCGAGATGGTCGGTTGGAGTGAATGGCGGATTGTCGGTACGTTTGCTTCGATTAGTTGTATCGTAGCGTTTGTTGCCTACTTGCTTGTTTAA
- the murG gene encoding undecaprenyldiphospho-muramoylpentapeptide beta-N-acetylglucosaminyltransferase: MRIVVSGGGTGGHIYPALAMIREIERRMPCEVLYIGTENGLEADIVRRAGIPFESIEISGIRRSLSFENVKTGIRFLKSVTRVRKMLRKFNPDIVVGTGGFVCGPVLYTAAKMGYKTLVHEQNSLPGITNKFLARYVDRVALSFKGSGHHFGKNEAKTVLIGNPRASEVADLQVDPVIERQRYGFEEGRPLVVVYGGSRGAPAINQAIIEMMPKFIQMDWSMLFVTGQVHFEEITRQIGTVPERIQLRPFVYDLPNILKASQLVISRSGASTLAELTTLGLPSILIPSPYVTENHQEVNASSLVETGASLLVREAELTGETLFDACKTALANQEAMSQAAFALGMPNASSDLVDELNRLIQQKN, translated from the coding sequence ATGAGAATCGTCGTATCAGGTGGTGGAACCGGAGGGCATATTTATCCGGCGCTTGCGATGATCCGCGAAATCGAGCGACGCATGCCGTGTGAAGTGCTATACATCGGAACGGAAAATGGGCTAGAAGCAGATATCGTCCGACGCGCAGGAATTCCCTTTGAATCGATTGAGATTTCAGGTATTCGCCGTTCGTTATCATTTGAAAATGTTAAGACGGGAATCCGTTTCTTAAAGAGCGTGACCCGCGTCCGGAAAATGTTGCGAAAATTCAACCCCGACATCGTCGTCGGGACAGGTGGCTTCGTTTGTGGACCGGTCCTTTATACAGCAGCGAAGATGGGGTATAAAACACTCGTCCATGAGCAAAACAGTTTACCTGGTATTACGAATAAATTCCTTGCTCGGTACGTCGATCGTGTCGCGTTATCGTTTAAAGGATCAGGTCACCATTTCGGTAAAAACGAAGCAAAAACCGTTTTAATCGGTAATCCCCGGGCTTCCGAAGTTGCTGATTTGCAAGTCGATCCAGTCATTGAACGGCAACGTTATGGTTTTGAAGAAGGGCGCCCGTTAGTCGTCGTTTACGGTGGAAGTCGTGGAGCGCCAGCAATCAACCAAGCAATCATCGAGATGATGCCGAAGTTCATTCAGATGGATTGGTCGATGTTGTTCGTGACAGGTCAAGTTCATTTTGAAGAGATTACTCGCCAAATCGGAACGGTCCCGGAGCGGATTCAGTTACGTCCGTTCGTCTATGATTTACCGAATATACTAAAGGCGAGTCAACTCGTCATTTCACGTTCGGGTGCGAGCACGTTAGCGGAATTGACGACACTCGGGTTACCGAGCATTCTCATTCCGAGTCCATACGTCACAGAAAACCATCAAGAAGTAAATGCCTCGTCCCTCGTCGAAACAGGGGCAAGCTTGCTCGTCCGAGAAGCTGAATTGACAGGAGAAACGTTATTCGATGCCTGTAAAACGGCGCTTGCGAACCAAGAAGCGATGTCGCAGGCCGCATTCGCTTTAGGGATGCCAAATGCCTCGAGTGATTTAGTGGACGAGTTGAATCGCTTGATTCAACAAAAAAACTAA
- a CDS encoding cell division protein FtsQ/DivIB: MKERQPVKDTDATVSSLEDKIPYIREQRRKKANRRLIYVLILIGLLIAVVFYLQSSYSRVATLEIDGVVNVKEADIIQASRMKVKETHAFNVSEEAVLERIEDVPGIREATMTQSFLHNYQVNIVEEKEIAYAKDQPGDRIVLADGTIIPGKSKEELFDAPILTGFTDQSLERLTKELVKIEPKVRSRISEIVANDKTDKGGLKLFMTDGNTVLLSTSAFSNSLNEYVKVISALPKGKTGTITIDGGIYFKPYKVKK; the protein is encoded by the coding sequence GTGAAGGAGCGACAACCGGTAAAAGATACGGATGCCACTGTCAGTAGTCTAGAAGATAAGATTCCTTATATCCGTGAACAACGCCGGAAGAAAGCAAACCGACGTTTAATCTATGTCCTCATCCTGATTGGTCTATTGATTGCTGTCGTATTTTACCTTCAGTCCAGTTATTCGCGGGTAGCGACACTTGAGATTGATGGTGTCGTCAATGTCAAAGAAGCAGACATCATTCAGGCGTCACGGATGAAGGTGAAGGAGACACATGCTTTCAATGTGTCAGAAGAAGCTGTGCTAGAGCGAATCGAAGATGTACCAGGTATACGGGAAGCAACGATGACACAGAGTTTTCTCCATAACTATCAAGTTAATATCGTGGAGGAAAAAGAAATTGCTTATGCGAAAGATCAACCCGGAGACCGAATCGTCTTAGCAGATGGAACAATCATCCCCGGAAAGTCAAAGGAAGAATTGTTCGATGCACCGATTTTAACAGGCTTTACAGATCAGTCCCTCGAACGGTTGACGAAGGAACTCGTTAAAATCGAACCAAAAGTTCGGAGTCGGATTTCGGAAATCGTTGCAAACGATAAAACCGATAAAGGGGGATTGAAGTTATTCATGACGGATGGCAATACCGTCTTATTGAGTACTTCAGCTTTTTCTAACTCGTTGAATGAATATGTCAAAGTGATTTCAGCCTTACCAAAAGGAAAAACAGGGACGATCACGATTGACGGGGGAATCTATTTCAAACCATATAAAGTAAAAAAATAG